One stretch of Bombus terrestris chromosome 5, iyBomTerr1.2, whole genome shotgun sequence DNA includes these proteins:
- the LOC100647419 gene encoding RNA polymerase II-associated protein 3 encodes MDKSILMQKQVKDNAEDLQKEFLDMKNWEEQMRCKDEQLRKEKTGQITLPPIRSKHKNKTKNPPTKKDQGDNKSKRIKSHDYSAWEKFDVDKECRKIDNNEQSDDSEDEHMSKEELEKAHEKATKHKSEGNILVQQQKWSEAVGCYTKAIKLFPYDAVFYANRALCQLKLDNFYSAESDCSTALQLDGSYVKAYHRRATARMNLKQYKEAKHDLEKVLKLEPSNKEAKLLINQIESKIKCSETSTIAKEGTKMSTIEKKDIKKTTIEKKISEKTWDDTASNVQTTKTKNIINAKNMEKSKDNKSVVNIKDSTENKKDNVIDTNAKRDPRIPDWLPEKDEVVVIEPIEKPPHLRSKKSLTKIPIQEVEFGIDRYKYTNGKTAYSRDDPVQTKEPHKDPVQKMEPHNVAKDNTCIKVSEPLDDISGIVPAIPKTAVQFLMNWKRNNSPEFRYKYLKQLSEGSLPRIFQDSMESDIFSQIIEVLRTKFVGRKNQIFYYLRDLSRVKRFRALIMFTSNSDKENLKMLFEYCKTVENVREDEISALQDKYEM; translated from the exons ATGGATAAATCGATCTTAATGCAAAAGCAGGTGAAGGATAATGCAGAAGATCTACAGAAAGAATTTCTTGATATGAAAAATTGGGAGGAACAAATGAGATGTAAAGATGAGCAATTACGGAAAGAAAAAACTGGTCAG ATTACTTTACCGCCAATTAGAagtaaacataaaaataaaaccaAAAATCCCCCTACAAAGAAAGATCAAGGTGATAATAAATCAAAAAGGATTAAATCACACGATTATTCTGCTTGGGAGAAATTTGATGTA GATAAAGAATGCAGAAAAATAGATAATAACGAGCAATCAGATGATTCTGAAGATGAACATATGTCTAAAGAAGAATTAGAGAAAGCACATGAAAAAGCAACAAAACATAAAAGCGAAGGCAATATTTTGGTGCAACAACAGAAATGGTCTGAAGCAGTTGGCTGTTATACAAAGGCTATAAAACTATTTCCATATGATGCAGTATTTTACGCAAATCGTGCACTCTGTCAGTTAAAACTAGACAA TTTTTATTCTGCTGAATCTGATTGTTCAACTGCACTTCAATTAGATGGGAGTTATGTAAAAGCTTATCACAGAAGAGCAACAGCTAGAATGAATCTAAAGCAATATAAAGAAGCTAAACACGATTTAGAAAAAGTTTTGAAATTAGAACCTTCTAATAAGGAAGCCAAATTGTTGATAAATCAAATTGAAAGCAAGATTAAATGTTCAGAG ACAAGTACTATAGCGAAGGAAGGTACAAAAATGTCAACAATtgagaaaaaagatattaaaaagacTACGATTGAAAAGAAGATTTCTGAAAAAACGTGGGACGATACTGCATCAAATGTACAAACAACAAAAACCAAGAATATAATAAACGCTAAAAATATGGAGAAGAGCAAAGATAATAAAAGTGTTGTAAATATTAAAGATAGTACagagaataaaaaagataatgtGATTGATACTAATGCGAAAAGGGATCCACGTATTCCAGATTGGTTACCAGAGAAAGATGAAGTCGTTGTAATAGAACCGATAGAGAAGCCTCCTCATTTACGTTCAAAG AAATCATTGACGAAAATACCTATCCAAGAAGTGGAATTTGGTATCGATCGGTATAAGTATACTAACGGCAAAACAGCATATAGCAGAGATGATCCTGTACAAACAAAAGAACCTCATAAAGATCCCGTGCAGAAAATGGAACCGCATAATGTTGCGAAAGATAATACTTGTATCAAAGTTTCTGAACCTCTGGATGATATTAGTGGTATTGTACCTGCAATTCCCAAAACAGCCGTACAGTTTTTAATGAATTGGAAAAGAAATAATTCACCAGAATTTAGATACAAGTATCTGAAG CAATTATCAGAGGGTAGTTTACCTAGAATATTTCAAGATTCAATGGAATCGGATATTTTTAGCCAAATAATAGAAGTTTTGAGAACGAAATTCGTAGGAAGGAAAAATCAGATATTCTACTACTTAAGAGATCTCAGTCGAGTTAAGCGATTTAGAGCACTCATCATGTTTACTAGTAACAGTGACAAAGAAA aCTTAAAAATGTTGTTTGAATATTGCAAAACGGTCGAAAATGTGCGTGAAGATGAAATTTCAGCTCTACAagataaatatgaaatgtag
- the LOC100642923 gene encoding TRAF3-interacting protein 1: protein MADDVKPETIKNTQDLLGKYFKKPPLTEKLLRKPPFRFLHDIVSAVINETGFLDGLYTEEELNSENIKNKEAKLAYLTKLIDVVKLITGANLTVRASKIISGQEPAKTNELLQAIGKALDKKISSAQAIERYKKNLGKGKSGSRSKLSVAKDERKSSSKETSQKRASTSKEKSIERKKKAVNEDNSTIREATRKNENQDSQKNVEAAEVPRVEPAQEKIPASAHRKSSSSAKLKQNRPSTPLSETLQSDKRVDENKKQKESENKSKHITNAENNELQNQILDTSNSINSESKSAPNIRDNIKIDENIDKLEYKENDIVNNEASLQSIEKSGQSISEAQMFQSENNDASIPRSNSRPRTSLRPPTARPISARPAAPRIRGKAELIVNEEIPTPMGNISVIVENSDLKDDDDDDDAEDMVVMETRVTGNDSLENSGNYKADDQLTQEHGHLVAQILETQKELVNNDNVDVIPKKTNITWDTNSKRDAVAKEINKLRNTIQTLTRATNPLGKLLDYFQEDIEVMQKELLEWKNQYQQVNEQLKIEKMKTQELIEPMKETLKEIDHNVKVQLDKICQAKSQITKNDQRIQTLLNGRV from the exons ATGGCGGACGATGTAAAACCTGAAACAATTAAAAACACTCAAGATTTACTCGGCAAATACTTCAAAAAGCCACCGCTCACCGAAAAATTACTAAGAAAACCACCGTTTCGATTTCTTCACGATATCGTCTCAGCA GTCATAAACGAAACTGGTTTTCTGGACGGTTTGTATACAGAGGAGGAACTAAattcagaaaatataaaaaacaaagagGCGAAACTTGCTTATTTAACAAAACTGATCGACGTCGTGA AACTGATTACCGGCGCTAATTTAACTGTACGAGCCAGTAAGATAATCTCAGGTCAGGAACCAGCTAAAACGAACGAGTTATTGCAAGCAATTGGAAAAGCTTTAGACAAGAAG ATAAGCAGCGCGCAAGCCATCGAACGATACAAGAAGAATTTAGGAAAAGGCAAATCTGGTTCAAGAAGTAAGCTGTCTGTAGcaaaagatgaaagaaaatcATCGTCGAAAGAAACATCCCAGAAAAGGGCTTCGACGTCGAAAGAAAAATCTatagaacgaaaaaaaaaagctGTCAACGAAGATAATTCGACGATACGTGAAGCAACGCGTAAAAACGAAAATCAAGATTCTCAAAAGAATGTCGAAGCTGCGGAAGTACCACGAGTCGAG CCAGCCCAAGAAAAAATTCCTGCATCTGCGCATAGGAAAAGCTCTTCGTCTGCTAAACTCAAACAGAATAGACCCTCCACACCTTTGTCTGAAACTCTGCAGTCGGATAAGAGAGTCgacgaaaacaaaaaacaaaaagaatccgaGAACAAGTCGAAGCATATAACAAATGCTGAAAATAACGAATTACAAAATCAAATACTCGATACGTCAAACTCTATTAATTCAGAGTCGAAATCTGCGCCAAATATCAGAGATAACATCAAGATAGATGAAAATATAGACAAGCTGGAGTACAAGGAAAATGATATAGTAAATAACGAAGCTTCTTTACAAAGCATAGAAAAATCTGGTCAGTCGATATCAGAGGCACAAATGTTTCAATCAGAAAATAACGATGCTAG CATTCCACGATCAAATTCTAGACCAAGAACTTCCTTACGTCCACCTACTGCGAGACCAATTAGTGCCAGACCTGCAGCACCTAGAATACGAGGCAAAGCAGAGTTAATAGTTAACGAAGAAATACC AACGCCTATGGGAAACATTAGCGTCATTGTGGAGAATTCTGATCTTAAGGATgatgatgacgacgacgatgcTGAAGACATGGTAGTGATGGAAACTAGAGTAACTGGCAACGATTCCTTAGAAAACAGTGGCAACTATAAAGCCGATGATCAATTAACGCAAGAACATGGACATCTTGTTGCTCAAATATTAGAAACACAAAAGGAATTGGTTAATAATGATAATGTAGACGTGATACctaaaaaaacaaatatt ACGTGGGATACAAATTCAAAACGCGACGCTGTagcaaaagaaattaataaactacGAAACACGATACAAACATTAACACGTGCGACAAATCCACTTGGGAAATTATTGGATTATTTCCAG GAGGATATAGAAGTCATGCAAAAGGAATTATTAGAATGGAAAAACCAATATCAACAAGTAAATGAACaactgaaaatagaaaaaat GAAAACGCAAGAATTGATAGAACCTATgaaagaaacattaaaagaaATTGATCATAATGTGAAAGTACAACTGGATAAAATATGTCAAGCAAAATCGCAGATTACGAAAAATGATCAAAGGATACAAACGTTATTGAATGGTCGTGTGTAA